A segment of the Sphingopyxis sp. OAS728 genome:
AAAATTTGGAGCTGTCGACGAGCACGATGATCTCGTCGGCGCGTTCGATCAGGCGGCGCTCGGCGGCGACGAGGATGACGTCGGCCTGCATCAGCCCCGCAGGGCCCATCGATGCCGCGCCCATGAACAGCTTCGGCGCGTGAAAGCGCGGCATGCCGTCGTCGCCCGCCGCCGACAGCACGATATTCTGCTCGCGGAACACCTGCCCCGAGGGAATGAGGATGCGCGTCGTCGGCTGCGGCAGCAGCGCGCTGACGATGTGCAGCGAGTTGGTCAGAACCTGCAGGCTGAGCCCGTCGAGGTGCGGGCACATCTGCAGCGTCGTCGAGCCACCGTCGATCATCACGCCTTCGCCCGGAATGCAGAGACCCGCGGCTGCGCGCCCGATCGCCTCCTTGGCGCCGCGATTGCGGCCGATATTCTCGTGAAACGGAACGCCCGACAAACCGTCTTCGGACGCGGCGGGCGCGCCGGCTGCTCCGCCGACACGCTTCGCTCCGCCGCGCACGCGCGTGATGACGCCCGCTTCCTCCAGCCGGTCGAGGTCGCGGCGAATGGTGGCAGGTGACGCGGCAACGCGGCTTTCGAGATCGCGAAACGAGACGAACCCGCTCTCGCCCAAGCTGTCGAGGATCATTTTTTCGCGTTCGGCTGCGTGCATATGGGTCCCTGTCTGATGGCGTCTATTTGACGGGAGATGCGCCGAGTTGCAATCGAATGCTTAGACGATCCCTGCGGCCGCGCCCGCAGCCTTGCGTTCCTGCGCCTTGCGATCCCGCCAGCCGCTCGCGCGATAGGCCGCAATCGTATCGATCGCCCCACCCGCTTCGGCGCGCGCCGCCGCAAGGATCGGGGTGACATCGGTACGATAGGCGGCACGCAGCGCCTGAAACGCCATCATCGTGTCGTTTGCTTCCTGCGCCGCGAGCAAGGCCTCGCGGTCGACGAGCAGCGCCTTGGCATAGGCCGCTACGATCGCCTCGGCCGACGAAAGCATGCTTTCGATCGGGTCGGTCACATTGTGTGACTGGTCGATCATGTAGGCGGGACGAAAATCCCCACGCGGGTTCATCTCGGCCTCGATCAGTTCGTTGAAGACGAGGAAGAGCTGGTGCGGGTTGATCGAACCCGAGTCGAGATCGTCGTCGCCATATTTGCTGTCGTTGAAATGGAACCCACCGAGCTTTCCGAAGCGGTGCAGGCGCGCGACAATCTGTTCGATGTTAACATTCGGCGCATGATGACCGAGGTCGACGAGGCATTTCGCCTGATCGCCCAGTTCCTGCGCGACGAGGATCGAGCTGCCCCAGTCCGAGATGACGGTCGAATAGAAGGCCGGCTCGAACATCTTGTGCTCGATCAACATCCGCCAGTCGGCGGGGAGTGCGGCGTAGACCTCAGCCGCCGCATCGAGATAGCGGTCCAGCGAACGCCCCAGATCCTGTTGCCCCGGGAAATTGGTGCCGTCGCCGACCCAGACGGTGAGGTCGGTCACGCCCAGCTGCTTCCCGATCTCGATACATTCGATGTTGTGCGCAATCGCCTGCTCGCGCACATCGGCGCGGGTCGAAGACAGCGAGCCGGTCGCATAGCTCACCGCCTGCCCCGGCTGGTCCTGGAATGTGTTGCTGTTCACCGCGTCGAAAGCGAGCCCGAGCGACGCAGCCTCTTCGCGTAGCGCGCGATAGTCGCTGACCTTGTCCCACGGGAAATGCGGGCTGACGCGCGGGGTCGCGCGGCCGAGCTGCTGGATGACCGCGCAATCCTCGAGCTTTTCATGGATGTTCGTCGGCTCGCCCGCGATCGGGAATTTGGCGAAGCGCGTGCCGCCGCGCCCCGCACCCCAGCTCGGCACCGCGACCGAAAAGCCCGCGACCTTTGCCTTCACGCCATCGATGTCGATGCCGCGCCGGCCAAGCTGGCGGCCGAGGCTGCCATAATCATCGTCGAGCGCGTCGGTCAGACCGGCGTTCAGCCGCTCGATTTCATCCTGTGCGAGCGGCAGGTCGCCAGCCATCATTCTCTCCTGAATCCGTATCTTATCGCGTAAACGCCTGCGCGTTGCCCGCGTCGACGTTGATCATGTTGCCCGTCGACTTTGCCGACATATCGCAGCTGAGGAAATAGACGGCTTCGGCGACATCCTCGGGCAGCACGTCGCGCTTCAGCATCGACCGGTTGCGATAATGCTCCTCGAGCTCGCTACCCGAATCGATCCCATGCGCGCCCGCGCGTTCGCGGCGCCAGTCGCCGTCCCAGATGCGCGACCCCTTGATCACCGCGTCGGGATTGACCGTGTTGACGCGGATGCCGAAGGGGGCGCCTTCGAGCGCGAGGCAGCGCGCGAGATGCAGCGCCGCCGCCTTCGCCGAGGCATAGGCCGAAGCATTGGTCGCCGCGGCAATGCCGTTCTTCGATCCGATGAAGACGATCGAGCCGCCTTCCTGCGCCTTCATCAGCGGAAAAGCCGCGCGCGCGGTGAGGAAATAGCCCTGCGCCAGCACGTCGTAATTGCGCTGCCACAGTTCGAGCGTCGTATCCTCGATCGGCGCCGACGACGCGATCCCGGCATTGGCGACGAGGATGTCGAGCCCGCCGAATTCGCGCGCGCACGCCGCAAAAGCTGCGGCGACCTGCGCCTCGTCGGTGACGTCGCACACCGCCGAGCGGATGCGGTCATGGCCGAAGCGGCCTTCGAGTTCCGACGCGACCCTCGCCAGCGCATCGGCGTCGCGGTCGACGAGCAGCACGCACGCATCGTCGGCGGCAAGGCGCTCGGCGGTTGCGGCGCCGATGCCGCCCGCGCCGCCCGTGACCAGCGCGATGCGCCCGGCGAGCGGTTTGGGCTTCGGCATGCGCTGGAGCTTCGCTTCTTCCAGCAGCCAATATTCGATGTCGAACGCTTCCTGTTCGTCGAGCCCGATATAGGCGCCGATCGCCTCGGCGCCGCGCATCACGTTGATCGCATTCGCATAGAATTCGCCCGCAAGCCGCGCCGTCGCCTTGTCGCCGGCAAAGGTCATGCGGCCGATGCCGGGGACGAGCACGACGACCGGATTGGGATCGCGCATCGCGGGCGAGTTGGACCGTGCGCAGCGCTGGTAATAGGCCGCATAGTCGCCGCGATATGCCTCGATCCGCTCGGCAAGATAGGCTGTGTCGTCGATCCGCGCCGGATCGAGGACGAGCGGCGCGATCTTGGTGCGCAGGAAATGATCGGGGCACGAGGTGCCGATCGCGGCGAGCTTCGCGAAATCGCGGCTGCCGGTGAATTCGAGCGTTTCGGCATCGTCGGCGAAATGCCCGACGCGGCGCCCGCCCATCAGCCCGCGCAGCTTCGGCATCAGTTCCGCCGCGGCGGCGCCGCGCTCCGTCGCAGAACGCGCCGCGACAATCTCGCCTCCGAACGCCGGCGCACCGGCAAGCTTTGCGTTCAGATAATTCGCCGCGTCGGCGATCAGCGCGATCGTATTGTCATAGCAAGTCTTGGCGCTGTCGCCCCAGCAGATGATCCCGTGCCCCGCGAGCATCACGCCGCGCAGACCAGGATGCGTCGCGACATAATCGCGCAGCTTCAGCCCGAGGTCGAAGCCCGGACGCTGCCATGGCAGCCAGCCGACTGCTCCGTTCCAGAGCGCCTTGGTCGCAGCCTCGCCTTCGCTCGATGCCGCGAGCGCAATAATCGCATCGGGATGGACATGGTCGACGTGGGCAAAGGGCAGATAGCTATGGAGCGGGGTGTCGATCGACGCCGCGCGCGCATTAAGCGCGAAGGTGCAGTGCGGCAGATAACCGACCATCTCGTCTTCATGCTCAAGCCCGCGGTAAAGCTTCTCGAGCCCGAGAAGCTTGTCCTGATAGAGCGTCGAAAAGCCGTCGAGCTTCATCGAACCGATATCGCCGCCCGACCCCTTCACCCAAAGGACGGAAACAGTTTCGCCGGTCAACGGGTCGCGCGCCTCGAGCTTTGCCGAGGTGTTGCCGCC
Coding sequences within it:
- a CDS encoding DeoR/GlpR family DNA-binding transcription regulator, whose amino-acid sequence is MILDSLGESGFVSFRDLESRVAASPATIRRDLDRLEEAGVITRVRGGAKRVGGAAGAPAASEDGLSGVPFHENIGRNRGAKEAIGRAAAGLCIPGEGVMIDGGSTTLQMCPHLDGLSLQVLTNSLHIVSALLPQPTTRILIPSGQVFREQNIVLSAAGDDGMPRFHAPKLFMGAASMGPAGLMQADVILVAAERRLIERADEIIVLVDSSKFSGPSGNVVCALDEIDIVVTDSGIEPPHVAMMEAAGIRVIVA
- the rhaI gene encoding L-rhamnose catabolism isomerase is translated as MAGDLPLAQDEIERLNAGLTDALDDDYGSLGRQLGRRGIDIDGVKAKVAGFSVAVPSWGAGRGGTRFAKFPIAGEPTNIHEKLEDCAVIQQLGRATPRVSPHFPWDKVSDYRALREEAASLGLAFDAVNSNTFQDQPGQAVSYATGSLSSTRADVREQAIAHNIECIEIGKQLGVTDLTVWVGDGTNFPGQQDLGRSLDRYLDAAAEVYAALPADWRMLIEHKMFEPAFYSTVISDWGSSILVAQELGDQAKCLVDLGHHAPNVNIEQIVARLHRFGKLGGFHFNDSKYGDDDLDSGSINPHQLFLVFNELIEAEMNPRGDFRPAYMIDQSHNVTDPIESMLSSAEAIVAAYAKALLVDREALLAAQEANDTMMAFQALRAAYRTDVTPILAAARAEAGGAIDTIAAYRASGWRDRKAQERKAAGAAAGIV
- a CDS encoding bifunctional rhamnulose-1-phosphate aldolase/short-chain dehydrogenase, whose translation is MPDLLDVPPQSNAAALLFAIPANRWSDEEAKGKSPEELLLYRSNRLGSDLTVTNFGGGNTSAKLEARDPLTGETVSVLWVKGSGGDIGSMKLDGFSTLYQDKLLGLEKLYRGLEHEDEMVGYLPHCTFALNARAASIDTPLHSYLPFAHVDHVHPDAIIALAASSEGEAATKALWNGAVGWLPWQRPGFDLGLKLRDYVATHPGLRGVMLAGHGIICWGDSAKTCYDNTIALIADAANYLNAKLAGAPAFGGEIVAARSATERGAAAAELMPKLRGLMGGRRVGHFADDAETLEFTGSRDFAKLAAIGTSCPDHFLRTKIAPLVLDPARIDDTAYLAERIEAYRGDYAAYYQRCARSNSPAMRDPNPVVVLVPGIGRMTFAGDKATARLAGEFYANAINVMRGAEAIGAYIGLDEQEAFDIEYWLLEEAKLQRMPKPKPLAGRIALVTGGAGGIGAATAERLAADDACVLLVDRDADALARVASELEGRFGHDRIRSAVCDVTDEAQVAAAFAACAREFGGLDILVANAGIASSAPIEDTTLELWQRNYDVLAQGYFLTARAAFPLMKAQEGGSIVFIGSKNGIAAATNASAYASAKAAALHLARCLALEGAPFGIRVNTVNPDAVIKGSRIWDGDWRRERAGAHGIDSGSELEEHYRNRSMLKRDVLPEDVAEAVYFLSCDMSAKSTGNMINVDAGNAQAFTR